A window of Prevotella fusca JCM 17724 genomic DNA:
CAGGCATCTATATTGTAGATGGTAGGAAAGTGCTGAAGAAATAGAAAGTCGTATCGGTCGTTTTTTCACTCTTTTCTATAAAAGATATGTGCTGTTCCGGTTGTGGATTGCGTTTTGAAATATATTTACAAAACACCCAGCCATTCTTCTTTATAACGCATATAAAAACCCTTTTGCAGTTGTGTTTATAACTAACATTGGTTCAGTGCGTTATATAACTGTACAAGAAAAGATGCTTAGTTGGACTTCAATTAAGCCTTAGTTAGACTTCAATTAACGCCCTTTTGAACGTCAATTTGGGCTTAATTCGAGTGCAATTAAGCATCAGTAAAAATCTTGGTTATGAATTTAGTTTACAAAGAGGGGCGGGGAAAGCGATGAGGAGGATGAGAAGAAAGGTCGTCAGAGGGTGGATGAGACCTTGTTATTATTGTTTTTCGACCTTTACGGAGGGTTTTATAGTTTAGTGGGAATGCAGAACTTTTCTTTAACGGGTAGTAACTTTGGGCTGTTGTTTTCCGTTTTTCTCCGTATAGCAGGTCGTTTTTCCCGAGCACCTGAAAGCTCCTGTCTGTTCATTTGATGGTTTTATGATAAACTGCCAGCTGTTTGGATGTGGCAAATCTGTCCGAAACAGGAAAAGGAGATGAGGCGGTGAGGAGACCTATAATCCATGAGGCGGCTAATAGCTGAGTTCAATGGAGGTCGGGAAGATGCGGCAGGGGTCGAAGTATTCTGTACAACTATTAATCATATCCTGTAAAGTTGCTTTGATATTGCTTCGATAAAGCTGCCTGTCATTGACGATGACAGTTACCGTCTTGTCCATGTCTACAAGCTGGTCGTTGAGATAGATGCGCAGCCGTCCACCCTTTGACTGTCTGTATGAACGGTTGAACTTCATCTCAATGCCCCATTGCCCTTCCTTTTCGATGGTGGTGTATTCCACATCGTTGATGTTTATTTTTATGACATTGTTGTTAATAGCCATGTCATAATAGGTGCGCTGCTCTGAGGGAGACTTCAATACCTGCAGGTTGTAGAAACCCGAGCGGTGGCGTCCGTCCATCTCAAAATCCTCCCAGAGAACCGTCTTGGGATATGGATTCCGAACAAAGTTCTTGAGCCATGGGGTGGTCAGGTCGTAGTCAATTCTATGTTGCATGCCGGGGAGAAGGTTGATGCGATGGCGGAAGAGTGGACGCTTGTCCGCTGAAAGAGGTTGGGATAACTGCGCCGAGTCGAAAGCCATTTGCGTATAATAGGTTAGGATGTTGCGGTAGAACCCAGTGTCGTCAGCTCCTGTAAGGAAAGAAAAACCAATGTTGGCGCAGTTCTCCACCGGCGCATTCTTCAGAGGTTCGCCGCCTGCCATCGGACCAGCTGCAGCCCAGTAGTCGGCGTAGAACGAGGCGAGACGCTGGCTGCCGTAGCCTCCTTCGGATATGCCGAACACGTAAAGGCGGTTGGCATCAACGTTCCCGTCAACGAATGCCTGGCGTATGAGCTGCTCCCAGGCAAACTGTTTGGCAACCTGCCACCAGCGATAGTAGTCGCCTTCGTTGGGAATCTGTGGAATGAAATAGAGCGACGGACCGTCCTGAAATCTGTTCCCTAACAGCAATCCGGTCTTCCATTCCTGTTCTTTCGGTCCCGAGCCATGCAGATAAAGGAAGAGCGGCAGCTTCCCGTCAGTCTTCCCTTTCGTGCCGTAGTAGTAGGGCATAGTGGCATTCGGTTCCAGCCCCTGCGGCAGGTTCCATGAGCCATGACCGCCTTTCTGCAGGCTTTCCGGCTTTATGAGCTTCTGCTCCTGCAGCTCCCGGTTTGCCTCACACCATGCCGTCCACACCATTTTCTGATTACTTGCAATGTCCTTGTTCTTAATCTGCTTCTGTATGTCAGTAGCATAATTCGTGTTACGTGTATAGGTCGCCTTGCTTTTCAGCTCTGCGTTCTGTTTTGTTTTTAAGGTTTGCAGGAAATAGTTTTTAATCTTCTCCTGCAAATTCTGCGGTTGTGCCTGTGTGCTGCCTGGTGTGACAGACAGGGTGAGAGCCACTCCCACGGCTACGGTAAGTTTATTGAAATTAATCATGCTGTATATGTGGAATTTACTGTTTAGTGCATTTTCTGATTTAGGCTGCTTGTTTATTCGCAATCGGGCATTAGCACGCTTGTCGTTTCTTTCTGTATGGTATTGCTTCCTGACGGATTTCATCAGATTGTCAGCATCTTGTCTGTCTTCTTGACTTGAAGTAGTCCGCTACGCCTGCATCAAAAAGACAAACAGTTTACTCGACAAGCAAGCAAAATATGTTCATCCCCTAAGGGCCGATTAGGTTTCACCCAGCTTATTCTTGGGATAAGCCGATTCTGTTAAACCCTGAAACTGTTTACAGAAGTCTGTTGCTATGGTGGCAAAGGTAAGCATTTCCAAGGGATTGTGCAAATCTGCTTTCCTTGTTTCGATTGACTGTTTCATGCCCTGATGCCTTAGAAGATAGCTGTTGTAGTGTGTGGCAATGTAAAAAGAATATCATGATTAAAAAATCTATTGAAGCTCATTTACGCTCGAATTAAGCCTTAACTGACGTCCAATATATGCTTAATTGATGTGTTATAGATGCTTAGTTGCAATGTAATTAAGCATCTTTTCTTGCACTGTTTTCTAACCTTCTGATTTCCTGTTGATTGCAAAGACAATGAAAGGCGGTCTTTCTGCCGACTTCTACATTTGTCAGGCTGTCATCTTTGTAAGGTTTTTTTGCATTTATTACTGTTGGATATATCTTAAATAGCAAACAGGTCGGTATCTGCTTGGCAATGGCAAGTATTCTGCGGATAGATAAGGGCGGAGGATATTTTCCCTGCTGTAAGCATATTGTATCTTGCGGATAAAGGCTGGAGATCTTATATGAGTTGGGTAGGCGTGAGGAGATGTTTATTATCCTGTTTTATTCTGTAAAAAAAACTCTCCTTGCAATGCTGTGTCCAGCCTTTGCAGGGGGAGTTCATTTTAAGCAAGGATAAAATCAACAAGAAGTTCACTTGGATTTTTCTTCCTTTTGTACTTTCCGCATCATCCAGTCTTCCTGGTGTAACAGAATACCATTGACACCTTGAATCATGGTAAGGTTTTCTTCGTTTATTAAATTTGTTACGCTCATAGTTCTATCTTATGTAGTTTTTATTCCTATTCCAGACCTTATGGTTCTTTATTATGTAATATGTAATCTTACCACACGTTGGTTATAACGGCGGAAGAAGTAAGGGATTTTATAGAGCATTCTGAAAAAAATCGGGAAGCGTCCATGGTCGTATTTGCTCATATAGAATTCTTTTTCGAGCCGTAACTTGGGATTCCAGGTTTCCATTTCCCTTGTATCTAACAGTGACCATTTGAATTCCAAATCCTTGCCTACTTTTTTCAGCGTGTCATGCTGTCTTGAATGTCCAACTAAAGAGAATGCGAGCATGTCGAACAAGATGGTAGCATTGTCAAAACGCATGCAAAGTTCTTGGAAGAATGCCCGTATCTTCTCTGGGTCGAAGTACATCAATACTCCTTCAATGATGATGAGGACTGGCTTGCCGTGGGATTTTACAATTTCTGTCCAACCATAATCAAACATGGAGGAAGTTATGTATGTGTTCTGTTCACTTTCTGCCAACAGCTGGCGACGAAGTCTGATGGCTTCCTCAAGATCCAAGTCGTACCAGTGCGTCACAGGTGGACGTTGCATCCGTTCGAACCGTGCATCTATGCCGGCTCCTAACTGGATAACCACCGCGTCGGGATGATTATCGAGGAAATCCCGGGTCTCAGTGTCAATCAGGCTTGCCCTGACACAGCATCCAGCCTGTGAGAATCTTGCTTTACTGAACTTGGAAAAATCATATTCTATTCTTTTTATGATTTCAGCCGCTTTTTCATCACGTAACAGGGCATCCGCCCGTTTGGTTTCTTCAGCCTTTGCCCATAGCGTTATCAGCATTGTCTCGGGCAGGTCTGACAGTTTACTTTCTATCATATCTTTCATTTTAATCTTATTGTTGTCTATGTGGAAAAACAGTTCTTTCGGTTTCTTTAAAAGAAAAGGAGATATCGTGGTGTGTGCATCTTGTATTCAATATATTCCATGCCATAGGTTTCCGTACAGTAGCGTTCCTCTCCCAGAATAATGAAATGTGTGGCTATAATAAACGGTATGAGAACGATAAGTAACCACAGTGAAGCGGAAGCGATGCAGGTACCAATCATGCCTGTGAAGAAGAAAAAGTACATGGGGTTGCGGGACCATCTATATATACCTTTTTTGATGGGTTTGTCAGCTGGTGCAGATGCGTAGCTGTGAAATGCCGAGAGAAAGGACACCAAAGAAAGGAGGAAAACAAGTGAGCCGACGACAAACCACATTGTGCCGAATTTCAAAGGCACAAAGACAGATAGTATTAACAGGATTATCTGAAGAATTGCACTTGCCGTAGCATTTGTTTTATCTTTTGAGGTGTACCATGATTTGTCTACAGCACGTTTCCCCCCTTCTTTGAATATCGCCATATAGATGAACTGAATTAGTACCATTCCAAAGGAAGGAATCCATGCGTTAAGCCAGCCGGCTTGCAATGTTGTGAAGAAAGAAGCATCCATAGTTGACAAGTGTTATATTAATATTGCGGTACGGGTACAGATTGTTTTACCCGGTTAATTAAGTATAGTTTCAGAAAGATGCAAAGGAAACGGATATACATTTTTTCTGATAGGCAAAGATACAGAGGACGATACAGATATACAATCCCTAAAAATAGTGATTTTATACAGTAAGGACTTGTGTGTTAAGGTGATAATGAGATGACTTCTGACAAAATCCAGTTTATATTCTCAATAATATAGGATCTTCCGTTAAATGCGTAGATTGGAAACAGAATAAAGACTTATACACCTGTATGGTATGACTATCCAAAATCAGATGGTTTCACAAAGGAGGATAAAGCACAAAATAAAAATGCAGGAAAGGCAAACAGATACCATGTCTTTCCGTCTTCTACAAACAACTTATTCCCATACCATTCAGCGTTTGTAAACTATTTTCATGCAGTTCAAAACCAATACATGGTCTCTTGGCTTTGAAAAGACGCCCAATTGACTTGCAATAGACGCCCTTTTGAGGTCTAACTGACGCCCTTTTGAAGTCCAATTAAGCACCTTTTCTTACACAGCTCCATAACCACTTG
This region includes:
- a CDS encoding carboxylesterase family protein, whose product is MINFNKLTVAVGVALTLSVTPGSTQAQPQNLQEKIKNYFLQTLKTKQNAELKSKATYTRNTNYATDIQKQIKNKDIASNQKMVWTAWCEANRELQEQKLIKPESLQKGGHGSWNLPQGLEPNATMPYYYGTKGKTDGKLPLFLYLHGSGPKEQEWKTGLLLGNRFQDGPSLYFIPQIPNEGDYYRWWQVAKQFAWEQLIRQAFVDGNVDANRLYVFGISEGGYGSQRLASFYADYWAAAGPMAGGEPLKNAPVENCANIGFSFLTGADDTGFYRNILTYYTQMAFDSAQLSQPLSADKRPLFRHRINLLPGMQHRIDYDLTTPWLKNFVRNPYPKTVLWEDFEMDGRHRSGFYNLQVLKSPSEQRTYYDMAINNNVIKININDVEYTTIEKEGQWGIEMKFNRSYRQSKGGRLRIYLNDQLVDMDKTVTVIVNDRQLYRSNIKATLQDMINSCTEYFDPCRIFPTSIELSY
- a CDS encoding class I SAM-dependent methyltransferase, with the translated sequence MIESKLSDLPETMLITLWAKAEETKRADALLRDEKAAEIIKRIEYDFSKFSKARFSQAGCCVRASLIDTETRDFLDNHPDAVVIQLGAGIDARFERMQRPPVTHWYDLDLEEAIRLRRQLLAESEQNTYITSSMFDYGWTEIVKSHGKPVLIIIEGVLMYFDPEKIRAFFQELCMRFDNATILFDMLAFSLVGHSRQHDTLKKVGKDLEFKWSLLDTREMETWNPKLRLEKEFYMSKYDHGRFPIFFRMLYKIPYFFRRYNQRVVRLHIT
- a CDS encoding methyltransferase family protein; amino-acid sequence: MDASFFTTLQAGWLNAWIPSFGMVLIQFIYMAIFKEGGKRAVDKSWYTSKDKTNATASAILQIILLILSVFVPLKFGTMWFVVGSLVFLLSLVSFLSAFHSYASAPADKPIKKGIYRWSRNPMYFFFFTGMIGTCIASASLWLLIVLIPFIIATHFIILGEERYCTETYGMEYIEYKMHTPRYLLFF